The DNA sequence CGGTAGGTACAACAATCTCCGTGAACCATGGCAAATGCTCGAATACTTCAAGGAAAACGCTGTGATGAAAGAAAAAGCCGAGAAGATGACCCCTGAGGAGCTGAAAGGGAAGATAGTTATCGGCGTGTTCAGAAAAGACGATTCGAAGCAGGATTTCTACACGCGTTATAGACTGACCTACGCTAAGGGGGAATTGAAATGAAAAGGCCGTTTTCCGTGAGGATTGCTGGGATCGGAGGGCAGGGAAACTTATTAGCTGGTTATGTTCTCTCAAAGGCATTCGTACTCGCCGAGAAGTACGTGATACAAACTCAAAATTACAGTGAACAAGTGCGTGGTGGACCGAGTTACTGCGATGTCCTGGTGTCTGATGAGCCCATACTCTAT is a window from the Fervidobacterium thailandense genome containing:
- a CDS encoding 2-oxoacid:acceptor oxidoreductase family protein, with protein sequence MKRPFSVRIAGIGGQGNLLAGYVLSKAFVLAEKYVIQTQNYSEQVRGGPSYCDVLVSDEPILY